In Onychostoma macrolepis isolate SWU-2019 chromosome 17, ASM1243209v1, whole genome shotgun sequence, the DNA window TGCTCTTTCGGGGGGTTAAAGTCACTTCCAGCAAGAAAGCTATCTCCAGGAAAACAATCacattaatgtttaaatgtctttatgtAGGTGAGCTGCTGAATACAAATGGAACAGTGTTTAAGGAGACGTTAGGTGCTGTCTGTGAGTCTTACAGCAGTATTAAAGGGGCTGTGGGAGAAGGTGTGGAGCGGTGCAAGGAACAAGTGTTACATCAGAAGAAACTCTCTCAGGAGGCTCAAAATAGCATGCTGGAAATACTGGTAAAAACTCCATGACGCTTCAAATTGTAAACGGTTTGTTTGACAACCTTTTGATATTggtaaatgctttttttaatgcTGTATTGAAACCATCAATGGTCTTTTCAAGGGTGTTAGATGCGAGTAGTGGTTCTCAGTCAATATTCAAAGGCCCCATAGACTTAgattaaaataagttttgaaaACAAAGTTATGGTCACTCCTAAGTTCCcgtaaataatgatttaaagggatagtacacccaaaaattaagattaccccatgatttactcaccctaaagcCATCCtcggtgtatatgactttcttcattcagatgaatacaatcagttaatttaaaaaaaaaaatgtcctggctcttccaagctttatggAGACTTTGAAGTCCAAAAATTGCGTCCATccacaataaaaaaattttttttataataataaaaaaaaaaaagtactccACATGGCTCCAGAGGGTTAATAACAtttgatttatgattttattttattttttcccccaggaTGACCACAAACAGCATTTAGAGGAGGTTTTGGTTGCCCAGGCGGTGCCAGGTATCAGATCTGTCATGGCCATGAATGACAATCTGAAGCAAACCCTTCACAAATACAACTCTTTGGCTGAGCAGGTATGTTTCAGATGATTTTACATGTTCTTATGTCAGCGTGATTCTTTTGAGATTTATAATCGGTCAAATTAAAATGTCTCCTACAGATGCAGGGTCTGAAAGCAGAGATGATGTCGTTTTTTGACTCTTATGTTGAATCGTTGGCCAGTATGCGAGAGTGCGCTGTGCAAGGCTTCAACACTCTGCGTGCCGAGAACGACAAGCTCAAGCAACAGATCAGCCAAGCTGGAAACAACCATCAGGCAGTAAGTCTACTCCCACTGACAGGTTCTTGAAGAGGAGGTTTGTGTTTAAACCAAGTGATCACATTTCTTTAAACTGATTGGCTCAGATATTCCCAAGCTTTGTGGGTGCTGTAAATGTCACCTTTTGGCCGCAGGGAGGCTGGTTATGTATATGCTGAAATGCTCAGCCGGCctcagtgttttaaaaatggtttataaGCCGTTACTTTCCAAACTAGACCAAGAAAAACACTTTAAGCGTGAGAGAACTTGAAAGAACCTTATAATGAGAGCATTTGGTCACATGACTTGCCTAAATCACTTTGACCACCACAGGGTTCTAAAACTGCTTGTATTGTTCCTTTCTACAGCGTGTGGCCGAACTGGTTCAGTGTTTGCAGAACCAAATGAATCTTTTGGCGGTGGACACCCAGACTGACTTTGAGGGTCTTGAACAGGCAGCATCTGCCCAGATTGTTTCACTAGAAACGCTACAGAGCTCCATACAGAGGTGAGAGGGCATTCACAACACATACCTTCAAGTTTTCTATAACAAAACCCTAACAAATCTCATCTTTATTGTAGTAAATGCACTGTGTCTGAGGAGCACACAGTGTCTGTCCGTGCTCGGCTGGGTTCCTCTGTGGATGGAGTTATAACAGAGATGACTGAAGTGACGGAAGAAGGAGCGAGGACGCTGGAGGAATGTGCTGGTTACTGCAGACACCTGCAGAGATCAGTGGACTCATTGGCTGAGTCGGGACTCAAGTGGTGCCATGAAGCCAGAGGCTCAACTGAGAATAAAGCCCAGGAACAGCTCAAACTCATCAGGGAGACAGACACAGCTGTGCAAGACCTGCTTAAGGTAAGTTTGGGCCTCTCCCAGAAATGTCCACATCTGTGGTCTTTGCACTTGACCTTGTTTATTTGCATGGCATGTTTCCTGTGTTTGGCCAGTGTTCAAGTGGGTGTGAAGACCTCAAGTGTGTGTAGAACgtaattaatttacttttatttattggGTAACCAGATGTATGCAGGTCTCAAgacactttaattttttttttttccatttgttttttctttttaacttaaGTGCCCAGTTTTTAGAACATGTCATGCTGCAAAAGTCACAAGCATAACGGTTAAATGTTTGTCTAGTGTTTACATAGATTAACAATGGAAAAATAGCACAGTGGAATGGaaaaatgtgttctgtgtgaacagccCATTATAgtgttgctaaaaaaaaaaatgcaagtgaactTTTTTCCAAAGCTTTATTTACACATTGATTTAACACTTTGTACTTatgaaataaaacttttgtttaGTATTCCCCATATCAGACATCATAATTTAGTAATTGTGATGCTTCTATTTAAATGGTTAAAGTAGATGAAAATATTGAACTCCTCTCTTTACCAATAAAGAGTGCAACACTACGTTTTACTATGTAATGTCTAATTATTTTAACTTGTGCTAAATTTTTCCTCAACATCTTGCAATTTTGGGACGTGTGAGTTCCAGAATTTGATGAAATATGCTTAGCCTTAATGGTGTGCGTTTAGTATGTGTTAAGGGCACTAAGCTTTGGCATTTATCAGACTTGGGACGGTCTTGCTTGCTTCCTGTCATGTGGCCAAGACTGCCCTTTGTGTCTGAACCTGTTGAATGGAGAAAGTTAACACGGAATATGTGACTTTCTTGTCTATGCTAAATCTTTTACTCTTATGTGTGCATGCAGTCTGTAGAAGAAAAGGGTGAGAAAGCAGTTAAGGACTGTGAAGCCTGTTTGAGTCATATGCAGCAGGAAGTAGAAGGAATCCTGAGTCGTGTGGAATTGCAGACCagcaaagatgatgctaccttGCAGGAGCACAAAGAGATCCTCTCTTCCATCAACACTCAGGCACTGGACACTGTACAAAACTTCATCAGCTCAGAGCTGCGGCAAGATTTACCAACAGGTATGAGAGAAGCTGTGTGggaaatattcaaaatatggCTATGTATATAGACATGGCTCAAGTGCAAGTGATCTATCCATGTGTACTGGGCACTGATGTGATGTGTGAATCTTTGCAGGAACGACCCCTCAGCGTAAGGAGTATATGTATCCACGTGTGCTGAGCAAGCCGAGGAGTCGAGAGGAGCTGGAAGATGAGTTCAGAGCTCAGCAGGAGCAGCTTCAGTGTGCACTGAGCCAGTGTGAGACCGTCATAGAGGCGGAAGAGAAACCTCTTGACCAGGTATTACAATCATAAGTTTTGACCATCCATGTTCTAGAGCTAGTCAGTGGAAACACTGCCtgcttttaagttttattaaGAAGCTGTAGATGCTCTTGTTTGGACTGGCGTAACCTCAGTTCTGTTTTTAGGACTCTCTGGAGGATGAAGTCAGTGTTTCTAGTGATGGAAATGTCACTGAACAGTTGTGCTCTGATGAGAACCTGGTGTGTTACGAAAACGGAAGAGTTCCCTTTTTCAAGGTGAGACATTTTGGACCCATTTACTGTCATGCAAAGGTTTAAGGTCTGGTCACATTAGCaaatattttttggggggggccAAAGAGGTCcattgcattttcaataatgCACACCTCACACAAGTCACTtgaaccaagcagctttctgttggtcaacgTGAAAAACACTGAACCTGTTGCAAATTCTGTGTTGGGAAATGTTTTTCCCTCAAGCGAAATTCCCAATTGCATGAATTCCTACTAAAATGGCATGTTTTTGTCTGTGACAATCTGCTGAACAACGGTGTGGCTACATCTAAATAGTGTtggttttaaaatacatttattgacaatactttgttatttttttctgatcagAAGAAAAGCAAGAAGGAAAACTGCAATAAGTCACTGAACCGTTCAAAGGTGGACAATGAAAGCACGACTACGCCACCACGTTCTAAACTACCACTCAGGTGTCAGAATTGACAAATtatattctgtttttattctttCCATGTATATCTTAGAGCATTGTTTTAACTGTctgtgtatgtctttttaaatatgatttgtCTGTATTTTGCTTTCATACGTCTTGTTTCCTCACAGttcaataataaatgttttaacttCAGGGTGATTTCTTTGTTATCTTTTCTGTTAGTTTCACTAGAGTTTAgagcttgcttttttttttttttttttgttaaacatttgtttaattaaaagctAAAAGGAAATGATCCACTCCATATATGAaccaataaaattatatttaaagtattgttcggttttaaaatgtttgtataaatttattatttctattacATTTGGTTTGACTGTAACATTGGTGCTCTTTGTAGATGTATGTTTTCCTCAAATTTAAAAGACAAGGTTCTTATTACAAGAAAATCATGTTTGCGGATTGCTACGTTtaataaagaatttaaaacgTAAGAATTGTTGTAACCTTATTTTAGCAAACTTTACATACTGTGTAAGAGAAATGCACCATTCAAAGATTTAAAAATCAGGTGTTTAATCTGAGAAGGCCAAGtagaaaaacaatattaaatattgattattttacatttaaacatttagcagatgcttttatcctaCTCGACTTGTtgcaaatgttgttttaaatgttttattctttaCATTTACGATTTTTGAGGGTTGATTCTTGTTGTCCCTGAATTTGTGAATTTTGATTTGCTTGCACTAAAATTGGCCTATCTGAACTTAAATGCAAATGTGTACTTTGTTTCTCCGAGTGTGTATATCTGAAACTTTCTACTActgctgtctgaataatttacACTTGAATGATGACATCGATTATAATAATGACATTGATGGTCTTTAATAACCATTGATTTGAAAATGCAAAGAACAAAAATATGAGAACACTTTTAAGACCCTTAATTTTTAGTCTAAATTAgtacaattaaaaacaatgtgGTCACTAAAGACGCTCGTTtcaattctttttttcctgaAGTCCAATCATAACAGCGGTCTGTACCACGTGTTTGAATAACACAATCTCGTCCAATCAGGGCCGCTCTTTACCACGTGGTTTCATTCCACGTCTGCGAAAGGAAACCAGGTTACAGCGGAACATCTGAAACCTCAGTTGTTCTCAAAGCccttattaaaaatgtaaatatacacacaatGGTATGCAGTCGGATGATTTGACCCTGGAATGGATTTAGAGGAGGCTTACCAGGTGGTTGGAGAATTCGGTAGACACCAGAAGCGGATGATCACCATCCTTGTTCTCCTACAGGTAACAAATGAGAGATGCAAATCCATAAATACTGGACAGACATGTGTTTGTGTAGTTAAATCCCTTTATATTTCTGATCACACAACCCACTAGCAAAATTTATATTTGGTGGACCAACCCTATATTTGCATCTTATCTTCAGGCGATGGGATGTCTTTGCTCTAATTCGACCTAGTTTTAGTGAATCATTTACTTGTGTTTACTTATGTTATTAGTTTTGGGTTTCCATTTTAAGACCCTGGAACCTGATGAGGTCTCATCCAGCAATGATATTACTTTGTTGGCTCTGAAAACTGGAAATGTTTGTATGTCAGTAATATTTTGGATTCATTTTCAGAGTTGTATCTCCTGCTTCTTTGAATTCCCTTTTAGACTTTCATTTCAAAAAAGTAGTAAGTCATACATATTTAGAAATATGATAGGATGGAACTATTAGAACCTACTTAATCCCAAACAGGTTTGTGTGATGTAGCTTAAATATTGTGTTTATGGAACGATGCATATTTAACACAAAGTtattcaaaaaaacaacaacaattacgaAATTAACCAAAATCTGTCTAATGTTGCTTTGTCTTATAGCAGGTGAATATGGAAATGAtgttataaattattttgtggTGGGAAGGGAATAGGgatacagttaaaattataaaagaAGTCTGTATTTTCTAAATTATCATTTTCTACTGTATTGTTAGGTAGGATATAAATAGTTTCATTCCTAAGATGCactttatatttctgtttttcttttaatatatttgaaataaccTACATGAGTTGTGgccataatgcaaaataaagagaaaattaGATCAAATGAACATTCTAGTGATCATCTCTATATCagagtttttatttgaattgatTTGAACTCAGAATAGATATTGTTAATTTACTGTTAGGAAACTAGATcattaaaagctgaataaactgaaatatttgtcttgtttttacaGATTTACATGGCATGTCAGTCCATGCTCATAATTTTAGTGGGTGCTGTGCCAGAATATCACATAGAAACTGTTACTGGAGATCCAGATGATGATATAACACAAAGTGTGAAATTCACAGAGGACATCAACTCAATCGTGACCGAGGTAAGAGACTGTCATCAATTTAGCACATTAAACTAATTTGTCTTAAACTTTGCTCATCCTTTCAAATGCAAATTACACCTATACTTGATATCAAATGAGGACAGCAGGTATATGCATAAATATTTGAACTGTGTGATATTCTGGTCTGGTCTTTTCAGTGGTACCTGATTAAGCATGACGCCTACAAAGTAAACTTGGCTGGGTCTCTGTTCTTTGCGGGTGTGCTGATTGGAAATGTCCTGTTTGGACCACTCTCCGATAAGATTGGCAGGAAGCCAGTTTTCCTTACTGGTAAGATGGAGTTGAACTGGTTTCTGTTCTTTATAATAGTCTATAATAAAACCCTAATTCTGCAGTTTGGGTAAATGTTTGATTGTAGAATGTCAGCCTTATAGTAAGTGTTCATTTGAAGTAATGTAGGACTAAAATTGGAAAATGTTTCAATTGATAATATGTTTTATAAGGAGGGATTACATCATTGTAATATTTGCATActgctttgtgttttttttttttttggtcacactttatattaggtggccttaacgaCTAtgtacttaaataaataaaaaataagtacaatgtacttattgtgttcatattgtattgcaaaacactattgctgctattgaggtgggatacgggtaaggttagggacaggtttggtggtttgggtaagtttaagggtgggttaatgTGTAaaggatgggtcaacagtgtaattataaatgtaattacagatgtaactacatataggtattttgaaaaatataagtacaatgtaaaaacatgtatgtacacaataagtgcattgtaccaaataattaatttaaatgtaagtacatagtagttaaggccacctaatataaagtgggaccttttttttttttttgcatctgttTAATCATCTATAACtgctttaaatgtgattttcatgCACAACCAACTGAAAACCAAAAGCAAAGaaaccaacaaacaaacaaacataaggcCTAAACTTTCCTAAAACAACAGTTGAGTGTGTTGTTGTTCTGGTGACCTGTATTAAAACTGTTCTCTCTCAGGTCTGTTTTTTGAGGTCTTGTTTGGGTACGGAACAGCGTTAGCACCCAGTTATGAGGCATTTGCTGTGTCTCGGCTGCTGGTGGGAATGATGAACGGAGGAATGGCATTGGTCTGCTTTGTTCTTACTCAGGAATATGTGGGAAAGTCTTACTGGGCTATGACAGGTACACATGAATTAGGATTAAAAtcagttttgttgtttattttcacagtAGTCATGTAAAGCTAATGTGATTGTCTGTGTTTCAGGGACCTTGACTAATATGACCTTTGCAGTGGGCATCGCTCTTTTTGCTGTGTTGGGTTATTATGTTCAGCCGTGGCGGAGCCTAGCAACTGCAGCCAACTGTCCTGGACTTTTGCTCTTCCTGCTCTGCGTGTAAGTGAGCGGTGCGGTCAAATAGCTACCTCCTGTTAAACTAACGGTGCTTTCCAAAGCTGCACTTGGTGTTGCTTTTAGGACACTTTAAGCATTTGTAAAAGTATATcttgaacaaaaacaaagtttagaataatttttttgtgtgttctgtTGAAGGAAGTGCAAAAAAATgatacacactactgttcaaaagtttgtggttaatatttttaaaggtttGGAAGAAGTAAATTAAGACAattgaaataacttttttctgttatacagtatctcacagaagtgagtacacccctcacatttttgtaaatattttattatatcttttcaagtgacaacactgaagaaatgacactttgctacaatgtaaagtagtgagtgtacagcttgtataacagtgtaaatttgctgtcccctcaaaataactcaacacacagccattaatgtctaaaccgctggccacaaaagtgagtacacccctaagtgaaaatgtcaaattgggcccaattagccattttctctccccggtgtaacgtgactcgttagtgttacaaggtctcaggtgtgaatggggagcaggtgtgttaaatttggtgttatcgctctcaatctctcatactggtcactggaagttcaacatggcacctcatggcaaggaactctctgaggatctgaaaaaaagaattgttgctctacataaagatggcgtaggcatTGTcatgtggctgccgtcgcatcatccaggtggatgctgcacaccggtggtggttgaggagagaccccctatatgattgtaaagcgctttgggtgtatagcaatacacaataaagcgctatataaatgcttcattcattcattcattcattcactttggggccaatttggacattttcacttaggggtgtactcacttttgtggccagaggtttagacattaatggctgtgtgttgagttattttgaggggacagcaaatttatactgttatacaagctgtacactcactactttacattgtagcaaagagtcatttcttcagtgttgtcacatgaaaagataataaaatatttacaaaaatgtgaggggtgtactcacttctgtgagatactgtatatgtgatcctggagcacaaaaccagtcataagtagcacaggtatattttgtagcaatagccaaaaatacattgtatgggtcaaaattatcgatttttcttttatgccaaaaatcattacacctgtaaaaaaaaaaaaagttgagccaacttaaaatgttaaggcacccagcttcagcagatttttgagttttctcaacttgtcgttttaagtttatacaacaaaaatttgagaatctcccacaaaaataagttgagcaaactcaaaaatctgctgaagctggtaaaaaaaaatttcgctcaactttttttttttttttttacagtgtagggtataaataaagatcatgttccatgaaggtattttgtaaacttcctaccataaatatatcaaaagttaaTTTCTGATTGGTAATATGCTTTGCCAatgacttaatttggacaactttaaaggcgattttctcaatatttagattagattttttgcaccctcagatttcagattttcaaatagttgtatctcagccaaatattgtcatatcctaacaaaccatacatcagtggaaatcttatttatccagctttcagatatattgtataaatctcaattttaaaaaaatttacccttatgactggttttatggtccagggtctcacacacacacacacacacatatataaataattaactgGTTCTACCCTGTTCTTGTGATAAAATTCGTCTAAATTAACTAaatactacatttacattttacattttgctctcataataaatacataaaaacatgttatataaatatcatTGTCAGAAGTTAATTGCTAGCTTAATAGTCACAGAGCAAATACGTAGGCAAAGCAAGTTTAAGTCTGACTTGCATGATTTTCTGATTTCATTCCTCTTCTTCCCATTCTTTTCTGTGCTTTTTCTTATATTCCATGTGAATAAATGAGGCAAAAAGCTCCAGGAAAAATATTAAGCCTGTATCAAAAACATTCTCagaaaatattgtcatatcataTTGGAATCTTATCTAAAATGTCATAATGTCTCTTGAACATGAGAAATGAGAATATGTCTGCCTAATTTCCATGACTGTGGCAGGACTTTGCCAGAATCTCCACGCTGGCTTTATTCTCGGGGTCAGACAGAGAAGGCTGAAGACATCCTGAAGGATTTTGCTGTGAGGAACGGGAAAGGCAGAATTTCAGTGAAGCTCCGGCGGACCGTCAGCACCAGCGCTCCGGGTGCATCCAGCCCTGGGGTTTGCCAGCTGGTCACACATCCCATACTGCGCCGGAGGACTGTGGTGCTCATGTATGTGTGGTGAGTATTTTATAGGAGTCTGTAATGTTTTCCAAAAGCTATATCTTGATTTCACTCTTACAGTATTATGCCAAAGAtctgtgcattttaatgtactCATTCTGTGCGTGTATGTGTATAATGCAGGTATGCGTGTAGCCTTGTGTATTATGGGTTGACCCTCAGTGCCAGTGAAGATAAAGGTAATCGTTACCGTAGTGTTGCCATGTATGGTCTGGTGGAACTCCCTGCATACCCTCTCTGCATGTACTTCATTAACAAACAGTGGTAAACGCACTCACACGATCACATCCACACGCTGCAGTATCAGACTCTCTCACATTATTAGCttactgtgtttgtttgtttttcttttagggCAGGCCGGAGGAAGTCAATGGCCAATTTTCTTGCATTTGCAGGTGTATCCTGTCTGCTCACAATGTTCGTACCTGTATCAGGTGATCATCTTTCCAAATAAATTAGGCTTTGATGccacttttttttgttatttatgcaattaattGTTTCAGGAATGCTCTACGATACATTTGgggaccacacacacacacacaattggtcaaaagtaaaataattaacatttaaaaatgtttttgaaagaagtgtctgatgctgcatttatttgatcagtaaaatacagtaaaaacaatgtaaaataactttttttttttttt includes these proteins:
- the slc22a15 gene encoding solute carrier family 22 member 15 isoform X2, which codes for MDLEEAYQVVGEFGRHQKRMITILVLLQIYMACQSMLIILVGAVPEYHIETVTGDPDDDITQSVKFTEDINSIVTEWYLIKHDAYKVNLAGSLFFAGVLIGNVLFGPLSDKIGRKPVFLTGLFFEVLFGYGTALAPSYEAFAVSRLLVGMMNGGMALVCFVLTQEYVGKSYWAMTGTLTNMTFAVGIALFAVLGYYVQPWRSLATAANCPGLLLFLLCVTLPESPRWLYSRGQTEKAEDILKDFAVRNGKGRISVKLRRTVSTSAPGASSPGVCQLVTHPILRRRTVVLMYVWYACSLVYYGLTLSASEDKGNRYRSVAMYGLVELPAYPLCMYFINKQWAGRRKSMANFLAFAGVSCLLTMFVPVSGSLLNATSLALVGKLMVSAAFNIAYVYTSELYPTMIRNAGLGVCSMSCRVGGILAPFVPSMKSLHTSMPFMVFCLSGISAGCLGLLLPETLNKPAAETLDELSSPTYQRILQPQMFYPK
- the slc22a15 gene encoding solute carrier family 22 member 15 isoform X1; the encoded protein is MDLEEAYQVVGEFGRHQKRMITILVLLQIYMACQSMLIILVGAVPEYHIETVTGDPDDDITQSVKFTEDINSIVTEWYLIKHDAYKVNLAGSLFFAGVLIGNVLFGPLSDKIGRKPVFLTGLFFEVLFGYGTALAPSYEAFAVSRLLVGMMNGGMALVCFVLTQEYVGKSYWAMTGTLTNMTFAVGIALFAVLGYYVQPWRSLATAANCPGLLLFLLCVTLPESPRWLYSRGQTEKAEDILKDFAVRNGKGRISVKLRRTVSTSAPGASSPGVCQLVTHPILRRRTVVLMYVWYACSLVYYGLTLSASEDKGNRYRSVAMYGLVELPAYPLCMYFINKQWAGRRKSMANFLAFAGVSCLLTMFVPVSGSLLNATSLALVGKLMVSAAFNIAYVYTSELYPTMIRNAGLGVCSMSCRVGGILAPFVPSMKSLHTSMPFMVFCLSGISAGCLGLLLPETLNKPAAETLDELSSPTYQRILQPQVHLLEEKHLIDHNGADSD